The Corynebacterium minutissimum genome includes the window ACGAGGGGATACCACCAGGCTTATGTCCACCACTATCGTCCACTTCGTCCGCCACGGCGAGGTCTACAACCCGGACAAGATCCTCTACGGACGCATCCCGGGATACCACCTATCCTCCCGCGGACATTCCATGGCAGCGCGCACCGCGCAGGCCTTCGAAGGCCACGACGTCACCTACCTGGCAGCATCGCCGCTGCAGCGCGCGCAGGAAACTGCGCAACCGATTGCGAAGGTGACAGGGCTTGAGGTGGACGTCGACAAGGGCGTCATCGAATCCGGCAACCGCTTCGAGGGCCTGCGCACCAAGGGCTGGAACTCGCAGCTGTGGAACCCGCAGCGCTGGCCGCTCATGGTCAACCCGCTCAAGCCCTCCTGGGGCGAGCCTTTCGAGCAGATTGCCGCGCGCATGATGGATGCCGCCGAGCGCGCCCGCACCAAGGCTGAGGGCCATGAGGCCATCGTGGTGTCTCACCAGCTGCCCATCGTGATGGTCCAGCGCACTGTATTGGGCAAGCGCCTGGCACATGCGCCCTGGGACCGGGAGTGCGACTTGGCGTCGGTGACCTCGCTGGTTTACCGCGACCGCGAGATCGTGGACATCTTCTATTCTTCTCCTGCGCAGGACATCTAATGCGGGGCCTCAAGATTGGTGCCGCAGTAGTCGTGGCCGCGCTGGCGCTTGCGGGTTGCTCGCAGAGCGAGGAGAATTCGCAGAACGCAGTGGCCTCCGGCGGTACCTTCCAGTTCATCTCTCCCGGTGGTCAGACCACCATTCGTTACGACGAAGCTGACCGCAAACCGCTGAAGGATTTCTCCGGTGAGGATCTGCGGGATGAGTCCACGACGATTCGCCTATCTGATTTCAAGGACCAGATTGTCGTGCTCAACTCCTGGGGCCAGTGGTGCGCGCCGTGCCGTTCCGAATCGGATGATCTCCAGGCCATCCACTCGGAGCTGCAAAAACGTGACATTGGCACCGTGTTGGGCATCAACGTGAAGGACTTTAACCCGGAGATTTCCCGGGACTTCATGGCTGATAACGGCCTAGAGTATCCGTCTATTTACGATCCGCCCTTCAAGACGGCCGCCGCCCTCGGTGGTGTACCGACGTCCGTGGTGCCCACCACCGTCGTGTTGGATAAGCAGCACCGCCCGGCGGCAGTTTTTCTGACCGAGATTACGGAGGATAAGGTTCTCGAGGTCGTCGACGAGC containing:
- a CDS encoding histidine phosphatase family protein yields the protein MSTTIVHFVRHGEVYNPDKILYGRIPGYHLSSRGHSMAARTAQAFEGHDVTYLAASPLQRAQETAQPIAKVTGLEVDVDKGVIESGNRFEGLRTKGWNSQLWNPQRWPLMVNPLKPSWGEPFEQIAARMMDAAERARTKAEGHEAIVVSHQLPIVMVQRTVLGKRLAHAPWDRECDLASVTSLVYRDREIVDIFYSSPAQDI
- a CDS encoding TlpA disulfide reductase family protein translates to MRGLKIGAAVVVAALALAGCSQSEENSQNAVASGGTFQFISPGGQTTIRYDEADRKPLKDFSGEDLRDESTTIRLSDFKDQIVVLNSWGQWCAPCRSESDDLQAIHSELQKRDIGTVLGINVKDFNPEISRDFMADNGLEYPSIYDPPFKTAAALGGVPTSVVPTTVVLDKQHRPAAVFLTEITEDKVLEVVDELEKEQ